The proteins below come from a single Metarhizium brunneum chromosome 1, complete sequence genomic window:
- the Smpd1_0 gene encoding Sphingomyelin phosphodiesterase, translating to MRLLTILSALAACNLGLRAAELDHEKLQRSLEARTWARETRDLTSLAGQLKTCNGCKRVLSVLKALVKTGDAALVILGKKLCKINSSYDEEFCTGVVEREAPSIASIIRTMKVGSDSCIHFCMSFLGVCDAPKIDEWNIGFTTQKCCHGAKDKILKDEDRDIIQIVHFSDIHVDPLYEKGSNTKCGKPTCCRSYTENDKPGKTRNPAGPFGDHACDSPIALEKSMYEFIKREFPQAAFSLFTGDIVDHGLWNTSKSYNEDLIQHSYEMMTENLNIVYGTTGNHEVHPPNIFEPVSRGNETQWVYDSLSRAWSRWIGNSSMVEARAVGAYSTRYPKGNLRIISLNTNMYYRLNFILYQEVLEKDPNGQFEWLIKELDAAEVIGENVYIIGHMPMGDADALPNGSNYFDQIVNRYSKTIKAMFFGHTHLDHFEISYSNYTERTHNNAVAISYICPSLTPTAGMPSFRVYDVDAETFEVIDAKTYIADMDDESFQTSGPTWKQYYSAKEAYSEIVEPRLTEPKAELSPAFWHNVTVAFENNQTAFDLYMTRKSRGWQADKQCTEMCRQTEVCALRAGRAQDNCWVPTAGVHFSKRDESAHNHNKHDECGSSVTKSLLSSLMRREDMLELLQESFLDVDATIEPALVW from the exons ATGCGTCTTTTGACCATATTgtcggccttggcggcgtgCAATCTTGGATTGAGAGCTGCAGAGTTGGACCACGAGAAGCTTCAACGATCATTGGAGGCACGGACATGGGCACGCGAGACTCGAGATTTAACCAGTCTAGCTGGTCAACTGAAGACTTGCAACGGCTGCAAG AGGGTTCTCTCAGTCCTCAAGGCTTTGGTCAAGACTGGAGACGCAGCCCTCGTCATTTTGGGCAAAAAGCTCTGCAAAATAAACAGT TCCTACGACGAGGAATTCTGCACTGGAGTTGTCGAGCGTGAGGCACCTTCGATTGCTTCCATAATCAGAACCATGAAAGTTGGGTCCGACTCATGTATCCATTTCTGTATGAGTTTTCTCGGAGTGTGTGATGCCCCAAAAATCGATGAATGGAATATCGGGTTTACGACCCAGAAGTGTTGCCATggggccaaggacaagatccTCAAAGACGAAGACAGGGACATTATCCAGATTGTTCATTTCTCGGATATTCATGTCGACCCTTTATATGAGAAGGGATCCAACACCAAGTGTGGCAAACCCACATGCTGTCGGTCCTACACTGAGAATGACAAGCCGGGCAAGACGAGGAATCCCGCGGGACCATTTGGCGATCACGCATGTGATTCTCCGATTGCTTTGGAGAAGAGCATGTACGAGTTCATCAAAAGGGAGTTTCCACAGGCtgctttttctctcttcacTGGCGACATTGTCGACCACGGTCTTTGGAATACCAGCAAGTCTTATAACGAAGACCTCATCCAACACTCGTATGAGATGATGACTGAGAACCTCAATATTGTGTATGGAACTACTGGTAACCACGAGGTTCACCCACCAAACATCTTTGAACCCGTGTCCAGAGGAAACGAAACTCAATGGGTTTATGACAGCCTTTCCAGGGCGTGGTCTCGTTGGATTGGTAACTCATCCATGGTAGAGGCCCGGGCCGTTGGTGCCTACTCCACCAGGTACCCCAAGGGCAATCTTCGAATTATTTctctcaacaccaacatgtACTACCGACTCAACTTTATTCTGTACCAAGAAGTGCTTGAGAAGGACCCCAATGGCCAGTTTGAATGGTTGATCAAGGAACTCGATGCTGCGGAGGTGATCGGCGAGAATGTGTACATCATCGGCCACATGCCCATGGGAGATGCGGACGCTCTGCCCAACGGCTCCAACTACTTCGATCAGATTGTTAACCGCTACTCCAAGACCATAAAGGCCATGTTCTTTGGCCATACCCACCTTGATCATTTCGAAATCAGCTACTCCAATTATACTGAACGTACTCACAACAATGCCGTTGCGATTTCCTACATCTGCCCCTCGCTAACGCCCACAGCCGGCATGCCGTCCTTTCGGGTCTACGACGTAGACGCAGAGACTTTTGAAGTCATTGATGCCAAAACCTACATTGCCGATATGGATGACGAAAGCTTCCAGACGAGTGGTCCAACGTGGAAACAGTACTACTCGGCAAAAGAGGCGTATAGTGAAATCGTTGAGCCCCGTCTCACAGAGCCCAAAGCAGAGCTATCCCCCGCCTTCTGGCACAACGTCACCGTCGCTTTTGAGAATAATCAGACCGCGTTCGATCTCTACATGACTCGCAAGTCCCGAGGTTGGCAAGCCGACAAACAGTGCACCGAAATGTGTCGACAGACAGAGGTTTGCGCCTTACGCGCTGGCCGTGCTCAGGATAACTGCTGGGTTCCAACTGCCGGCGTTCACTTCTCCAAGCGCGACGAGTCGGCGCACAACCATAACAAGCATGACGAGTGTGGCTCTTCTGTCACTAAGAGTCTCCTGAGCAGCCTCATGAGAAGAGAGGACATGCTGGAGCTGCTCCAGGAGAGCTTTCTGGATGTGGATGCGACCATTGAGCCCGCTCTAGTGTGGTGA
- the BIO3-BIO1 gene encoding Bifunctional dethiobiotin synthetase/7,8-diamino-pelargonic acid aminotransferase: protein MKSPLASLLWRSLRVYQVFGANTDVGKTIFTTLLARTAKKLWKDENVAFLKPVSTGPEDEADDRYDCSLNKPYLRPQVISNLIEQTSIASGRPIPSEDELLAKCRAFAAQCATRNGWLFMETAGGVHSPGPSGKTQADLYIPLRAPSLMIGDSRLGGISQTISAFESLRIRGYDVESVLLFKDDGYGNYRYLEEYFRKQHGIPVTSLLPPPKKHDNPDQDAEVMENYYRRKDLAEITGQVLETLDRNHAARIRNLDTMATRASKHIWYPFTQQSLVGPKDIMTIDSAHGDYFQTLAPPTSTSTSTSAPSPDTPVIRSSFDASASWWTQGLGHSNPKLTMAAAYAAGRYGHVMFASAIHQPAMALAETLLDGIKNPRLNRVFYSDNGSTGIEVAIKMGLRAARKRYGWDTTQKLGILGLKGSYHGDTMGAMDCAEPGIYNEKIEWYQGKGHWLDYPTVLCRDGKWSVSAPDGLQESLGPGRTYASLREIFDVAGREANGEHEAYKTYVTSTLQRLKSQGRKFGALMLEPVVLGAGGMQFVDPLFQRTLVNTVRESSHLFGESALSADEAQDPNEWTGLPVVFDEVFTGLYRLGRFTPSSFLGVHPDISVHAKLLTGGLVPLCTTLASENIFKIFLSPDKTDALLHGHSYTAHPIGCQVALESVKEMQDMENRGEWDWAKAQGWTQQHSGQSEAQIDVWSTWPREFVERLSRQTGKVAGVWALGSVLAIHLRDEAGVGYSSNAALGLRESLGLGRADGEGGPWNVHSRVLGNVLYVMASQVTSETSVRQLSELLMESLAGKK, encoded by the exons ATGAAGTCGCCGTTGGCCTCGCTGCTTTGGCGCTCCCTCCGTGTGTACCAGGTATTCGGCGCGAATACAGACGTCGGCAAGACCATCTTTACCACGTTGCTTGCCCGgacggccaagaagctctgGAAAGATGAGAATGTGGCATTTCTGAAGCCTGTTTCTACTGGCCCTGAGGATGAAGCTGATGATCGGT ATGACTGCTCTTTGAACAAACCATACTTGAGACCACAGGTTATATCTAATTTGATTGAGCAGACAT CCATCGCATCTGGAAGA CCCATCCCATCAGAAGACGAACTACTGGCCAAGTGCCGTGCCTTTGCAGCCCAATGCGCTACTAGAAACGGATGGCTGTTCATGGAGACGGCTGGAGGCGTACATTCCCCCGGACCCTCTGGCAAGACTCAAGCCGACTTATACATCCCCTTGCGCGCTCCGTCTCTCATGATCGGTGACTCTAGGCTCGGAGGTATCTCGCAGACAATTTCGGCGTTTGAGTCTCTCCGGATTCGCGGCTACGACGTAGAATCCGTGCTCCTCTTCAAGGATGACGGCTATGGAAACTATCGCTATCTTGAGGAGTACTTCCGCAAGCAACACGGCATTCCCGTCACCagcttgctgccgccgcccaagaaACACGACAATCCTGACCAAGATGCAGAGGTCATGGAGAACTACTACCGTCGCAAGGACTTGGCTGAAATCACCGGCCAGGTACTCGAGACACTGGACCGTAACCATGCGGCCCGGATAAGAAACCTGGATACAATGGCCACACGAGCCAGCAAGCACATCTGGTACCCCTTTACGCAGCAAAGCCTCGTCGGACCCAAGGATATCATGACCATCGACTCAGCCCACGGCGACTACTTCCAGACGCTGGCGccgccgacctcgacctcgacctcgacctcggcccCGTCCCCCGACACGCCCGTCATCCGCTCATCCTTCGACGCCTCAGCGTCATGGTGGACGCAAGGCCTGGGCCACTCGAACCCGAAGCTCACAATGGCAGCTGCGTATGCCGCCGGCCGCTACGGCCACGTCATGTTCGCCTCGGCCATCCACCAGCCCGCCATGGCTCTCGCGGAAACgctcctcgacggcatcaagaaCCCGCGCCTCAACCGCGTCTTCTACTCCGACAACGGCAGCACGGGAATAGAGGTCGCCATCAAGATGGGCCTGCGGGCCGCGCGGAAGCGCTACGGCTGGGACACGACGCAGAAACTGGGCATCCTGGGACTCAAGGGCTCGTACCACGGCGACACCATGGGCGCCATGGACTGCGCCGAGCCAGGCATTTACAACGAGAAGATTGAGTGGTACCAAGGCAAGGGGCACTGGCTCGACTACCCTACCGTCCTGTGCAGGGACGGGAAATGGAGCGTCTCCGCGCCGGACGGGCTGCAGGAGAGCCTTGGCCCGGGAAGGACGTACGCCTCGCTGCGTGAGATATTCGACGTCGCGGGCCGCGAGGCCAACGGCGAACACGAGGCGTACAAGACATACGTCACGTCTACGCTGCAGCGGCTCAAGAGCCAGGGCCGCAAATTCGGCGCCCTGATGCTGGAACCCGTCGTCCTGGGCGCCGGAGGCATGCAGTTTGT GGACCCCTTATTCCAACGTACTCTCGTCAACACGGTCCGCGAGTCCTCCCATCTCTTTGGCGAGTCGGCCCTCTCCGCGGACGAAGCGCAAGACCCTAATGAATGGACTGGTCTCCCCGTCGTCTTTGACGAAGTCTTCACGGGACTCTACCGCCTCGGCCGTTTcacgccctcctccttcctGGGCGTGCACCCCGACATTTCCGTTCACGCCAAGCTGCTCACTGGCGGTCTTGTGCCGCTGTGCACGACGCTTGCGTCGGAAAACATCTTCAAAATCTTCCTCAGCCCCGACAAGACGGACGCTTTGCTCCATGGACACAGCTACACCGCCCACCCGATTGGATGCCAGGTTGCTCTAGAGTCGGTCAAGGAGATGCAGGACATGGAGAACCGTGGGGAATGGGACTGGGCAAAGGCACAAGGGTGGACGCAGCAGCATTCTGGCCAGAGTGAAGCGCAGATTGACGTGTGGTCCACGTGGCCGAGGGAGTTTGTCGAACGGCTGTCGCGCCAGACGGGCAAGGTGGCTGGGGTATGGGCTCTGGGCAGCGTTTTGGCAATCCACCTGAGAGATGAAGCTGGCGTGGGATATAGTAGCAACGCCGCCCTGGGGTTGAGGGAGAGCTTGGGTCTGGGCAGAGCAGACGGAGAGGGCGGCCCCTGGAACGTGCATAGTCGTGTGTTGGGAAATGTCTTGTATGTAATGGCTAGTCAGGTAACGTCCGAGACGAGTGTAAGGCAGCTTTCCGAGCTGCTGATGGAGAGCCTTGCGGGGAAGAAGTAA
- the BIO2 gene encoding Biotin synthase, producing MRSSVVTSGLNSLRSVGSRPTAVFQGPWMATAIPRPALPSMEQARTGATLVDSPTAAHEQPEVVENTARQANAKKILQDAVAATGPRQNWTRREISAIYYQPLLELAHQASLVHRRFHSPGEVQLCTLMNIKTGGCTEDCSYCAQATRYQKGTGLEAKRVESVESVLAAARTAKDNGSTRFCMGAAWRDMRGRKNSLKNITEMVKGVKAMGMEVCVTLGMIDAEQAKQLKEAGLTAYNHNVDTSREFYPSIITTRSYDERLKTLGNVRDAGINVCSGGILGLGESSEDRVGLLHTVSTLPSHPESFPVNALVPIKGTPLGDTTPIAFTSMLRTIATARIVMPATIIRIAAGRKTMSEEKQALCFMAGANAIFTGEKMLTTDCNGWDEDSAMFGRWGLEPMKSFDKKPVQGAGDIEAGKI from the exons ATGAGGTCCTCGGTTGTTACTAGTGGCCTCAATTCACTACGGTCAGTTGGCTCACGACCAACAGCTGTATTCCAGGGACCATGGATGGCAACAGCCATTCCCAGACCGGCCTTGCCGTCAATGGAGCAGGCCCGAACTGGCGCTACGCTGGTAGACTCGCCGACGGCGGCCCACGAGCAACCCGAGGTTGTCGAGAACACCGCTAGACAGGCCAATGCAAAGAAGATTCTTCAGGATGCCGTCGCGGCCACAGGTCCGAGGCAAAATTGGACACGACGGGAGATTTCTGCCATTTACTACCAGCCGTTGCTTGAATTGGCACATCAAGCT AGCCTTGTCCATAGACGATTCCACAGCCCTGGCGAAGTTCAACTCTGCACCTTGATGAACATCAAAACTGGCGGCTGCACCGAAGATTGCTCCTACTGCGCCCAAGCCACCCGTTACCAGAAGGGCACTGGTCTCGAAGCCAAGCGTGTCGAAAGTGTCGAGTCAGTCCTCGCAGCCGCCAGGACCGCCAAGGATAATGGTAGCACGCGCTTCTGCATGGGCGCCGCATGGCGAGACATGCGCGGCCGCAAAAACAGCCTCAAGAACATTACAGAAATGGTAAAGGGGGTCAAAGCCATGGGCATGGAGGTCTGTGTTACGCTTGGCATGATTGATGCCGAGCAGGCGAAGCAGTTGAAGGAAGCTGGACTAACTGCGTACAACCACAATGTCGATACGAGTAGAGAGTTCTACCCGTCCATCATCACGACGAGATCGTATGATGAGCGTCTCAAGACGCTGGGCAACGTGCGAGATGCCGGTATCAATGTCTGCTCTGGCGGCATCTTGGGCCTCGGTGAATCATCCGAGGACAGAGTCGGTCTGCTTCACACCGTTTCAACATTGCCATCGCACCCAGAGAGTTTCCCGGTCAACGCCCTTGTTCCCATCAAGGGCACGCCGCTAGGAGACACCACCCCGATTGCCTTTACGAGCATGCTGAGAACGATTGCGACGGCGCGCATCGTCATGCCTGCGACGATTATTCGCATTGCCGCTGGCCGCAAGACCATGTcggaggagaagcaggcaCTGTGCTTCATGGCGGGTGCCAATGCCATTTTCACTGGCGAGAAGATGTTGACTACCGATTGCAACGGGTGGGATGAGGACAGCGCCATGTTTGGCCGATGGGGTTTGGAGCCAATGAAGAGCTTTGACAAGAAGCCCGTCCAAGGTGCTGGTGACATCGAAGCCGGCAAGATATAA